A section of the Streptomyces sp. NBC_01363 genome encodes:
- a CDS encoding L-fucose/L-arabinose isomerase family protein: MTDVSPIVLDGVLARTPRRRTRVGLVSGGLGAYWPQFPGLLDRLRESARFVTGRFEEMSCEVVDAGFISDPQEAARAAERLRSADCDIVVTFLTTYLTASMVLPIAQRAHAPVLVIDLQPTEAMDHPDTDTGKWLAYCGQCPLPEVANVFRRGGIPFRSVSGHLRDENAWKRIRRWIRAAQVRGAMRHGRHGLMGHLYPGMLDVSTDMTLVSTRFGGHVEVLEFDDLRVRVAAVTDEAATERVALARAVFTLDESVDEDDLAWAARVSVGLDRLVEDFGLDSLAYYHRGLEGEIHERLGAGMILGASLLTARGIPMAGEYELRTSLAMLIADTIGAGGSFTELQALNFRDRVVEMGHDGPAHLAISAKDPLLRGLGVYHGKRGWGVSVEFDVRHGPVTTFGIGQEADGTFTFIASEGEVVPGPLLEIGNTTSRVDFGFDPGEWTDAWAATGIGHHWTLCTGHRAKDLKAAADLLGIPFRTVDGPNDL; encoded by the coding sequence ATGACTGATGTCTCGCCCATCGTGCTCGACGGTGTGCTCGCCCGCACCCCGCGCCGTCGTACCCGTGTCGGTCTGGTGTCCGGCGGACTCGGTGCGTACTGGCCGCAGTTCCCCGGTCTGCTCGACCGACTGCGGGAGTCGGCCCGCTTCGTGACCGGGCGGTTCGAGGAGATGAGCTGCGAGGTCGTCGACGCTGGTTTCATCTCCGATCCGCAGGAGGCGGCAAGGGCCGCGGAACGGCTGCGGTCGGCCGACTGCGACATCGTCGTGACGTTTCTGACGACGTATCTCACAGCCTCGATGGTGCTGCCGATCGCCCAGCGCGCACATGCTCCGGTGCTGGTCATCGACCTCCAGCCGACCGAGGCGATGGACCATCCGGACACCGACACGGGCAAGTGGCTGGCGTACTGCGGGCAGTGCCCGCTGCCGGAGGTCGCCAATGTGTTCCGGCGCGGGGGGATCCCGTTCCGTTCCGTCTCGGGCCATCTGCGCGACGAGAACGCCTGGAAGCGGATCCGCCGCTGGATCCGTGCCGCGCAGGTGCGTGGCGCGATGCGCCACGGCCGGCACGGTCTGATGGGCCACCTCTACCCCGGCATGCTCGATGTCTCCACCGACATGACGCTGGTCTCCACCCGGTTCGGCGGGCATGTCGAAGTCCTCGAATTCGACGACCTGCGGGTCCGGGTCGCCGCCGTGACGGACGAGGCGGCCACCGAACGCGTCGCGCTAGCACGTGCGGTCTTCACCCTCGACGAATCCGTCGACGAGGACGATCTCGCCTGGGCGGCACGGGTTTCGGTCGGACTGGACCGGCTCGTCGAGGACTTCGGACTCGACAGTCTCGCCTACTACCACCGCGGCCTGGAGGGCGAGATCCACGAGCGGCTCGGCGCCGGCATGATCCTCGGCGCGTCGCTGCTGACCGCACGTGGCATCCCGATGGCCGGTGAGTACGAACTGCGCACCAGCCTCGCCATGCTGATCGCCGACACCATCGGCGCCGGTGGCTCCTTCACCGAACTCCAGGCCCTCAATTTCCGCGACCGGGTTGTCGAAATGGGCCACGACGGCCCCGCCCACCTGGCCATCAGCGCCAAAGACCCGCTGCTGCGCGGGCTGGGCGTCTACCACGGCAAACGCGGCTGGGGCGTGAGTGTGGAGTTCGACGTCAGACACGGCCCGGTCACCACGTTCGGCATCGGGCAGGAGGCCGACGGCACCTTCACCTTCATCGCCTCCGAGGGCGAGGTCGTACCGGGGCCGCTGCTGGAGATCGGCAACACCACCTCCCGGGTCGACTTCGGCTTCGACCCCGGCGAGTGGACCGATGCCTGGGCCGCAACCGGCATCGGTCACCACTGGACGCTGTGCACCGGCCACCGCGCCAAGGACCTCAAGGCCGCGGCCGACCTGCTCGGCATCCCGTTCCGTACGGTCGACGGGCCGAACGACCTCTGA
- a CDS encoding rhamnulokinase family protein: MSVTSRREAAFAAVDLGATSGRVITGLAGPGRLELNEVHRFANTPVRLPDGLRWDVLALFQGMLDGLRMAARSGPIASIGIDTWAVDYGLLDADGALLGLPFHYRDSRNARAAEQVLAVCGARELYAVSGLQHLPFNTVFQLAAHRASAQWGAARTMLLIPDLLTYWLTGTVGAEITNASTTGLFDASADGWSDALIGRLGLARSWFPPLREPGDPAGTLLPHVAEYTGLPARTPVTAVASHDTASAVAAVPATEPGFAYVSCGTWSLAGLELPAPVLTEESRAANFTNERGVDGTVRHLRNIMGMWLLEECRRAWDRRGEDPGLAALLAEAARARPFAAVIDPDDEAFLAPGDMPSRIDARLLGTGQVPPDSVGGYVRCVLESLALAHRRTLREAAGFAGRELTRIHLVGGGSRNELLCQWTADATGLPVTAGPAEATALGNILLQARAQGLVGDLADMRQLVARTQELRHYTPQGDGRAWDLAAARLKRA, from the coding sequence ATGTCTGTGACGTCACGACGCGAGGCTGCCTTCGCCGCCGTGGACCTCGGTGCCACCAGCGGCCGGGTGATCACCGGCCTGGCCGGGCCCGGCAGGCTCGAACTGAACGAGGTGCACCGATTCGCCAATACGCCGGTGCGGTTGCCGGACGGGCTGCGGTGGGACGTGCTCGCTCTGTTCCAGGGGATGCTGGACGGTCTACGTATGGCTGCGCGCAGCGGTCCGATCGCCTCGATCGGCATCGATACGTGGGCGGTCGACTACGGCCTTCTCGATGCGGACGGGGCACTGCTCGGGCTGCCGTTCCACTACCGGGACAGCCGGAACGCAAGGGCCGCCGAGCAGGTGCTGGCGGTGTGCGGGGCGCGGGAGCTGTATGCCGTCAGCGGGTTGCAGCATCTGCCGTTCAACACGGTGTTCCAGCTTGCCGCTCACCGTGCGAGTGCCCAGTGGGGTGCGGCACGGACGATGCTGCTGATCCCTGATCTGCTGACGTACTGGCTGACCGGCACGGTGGGGGCGGAGATCACCAATGCGTCGACGACCGGTCTGTTCGACGCGTCGGCCGACGGCTGGTCCGATGCGCTGATCGGCCGACTGGGTCTGGCGCGTTCCTGGTTCCCCCCGTTGCGTGAGCCGGGTGATCCGGCGGGGACGCTGCTGCCGCATGTCGCGGAGTACACGGGTCTGCCGGCCAGGACACCGGTGACGGCCGTCGCCTCGCACGACACGGCGTCGGCGGTCGCGGCGGTGCCCGCGACCGAGCCCGGGTTTGCTTATGTGTCCTGCGGTACGTGGTCGTTGGCCGGACTTGAGCTGCCGGCTCCGGTATTGACGGAGGAGTCCCGCGCGGCGAACTTCACCAATGAGCGCGGGGTGGACGGCACGGTCCGCCATCTCCGCAACATCATGGGGATGTGGCTGCTGGAGGAGTGCCGGCGGGCCTGGGACCGGAGGGGCGAGGATCCGGGCCTGGCCGCACTGCTCGCAGAGGCGGCCCGTGCCCGGCCGTTCGCGGCGGTGATCGATCCCGACGACGAGGCGTTCCTCGCGCCGGGTGACATGCCGTCGCGCATCGACGCCCGTCTCCTGGGGACCGGGCAGGTACCGCCCGACAGCGTCGGCGGCTATGTCCGGTGTGTGCTGGAGAGCCTGGCGCTGGCCCACCGCAGGACGTTGCGGGAGGCAGCCGGCTTTGCGGGGCGGGAGCTGACCCGGATCCATCTCGTCGGCGGGGGTTCGCGCAACGAGCTCTTGTGCCAGTGGACCGCGGATGCCACGGGGCTGCCCGTCACGGCCGGACCGGCCGAGGCGACCGCGCTCGGCAACATCCTGCTGCAGGCACGCGCCCAGGGACTGGTGGGCGACCTCGCGGACATGCGACAACTGGTGGCACGGACACAGGAATTGCGCCACTACACCCCGCAGGGGGACGGGCGGGCCTGGGACCTGGCCGCTGCGCGGCTGAAACGGGCGTGA
- a CDS encoding enoyl-CoA hydratase/isomerase family protein — MTHEDPVLLHTEGRVRHITLNRPGALNALNHTMAVRIDAALADAELDDSIAAVLITGAGERGLCAGGDIRSIYEDARAGGGTSMDFWRDEYRLNARIARFPKPYVAIMDGIVMGGGVGVSAHGDVRVVTERSRVAMPETGIGFVPDVGGTYLLGAAPGELGTHLALTAEAVGASDALLCGLADHFVPSQRLAELTADLAGCGTAAEIEQTVRRYASPPPDGELAEHREWIDSCYGADSVEEIVDRLDSSGVPAAEQAAETILTKSPTALKVTLSALRRARGLDSLEAVLDQEYRTSCTAFTRPDLVEGVRAQIIDKDRDPQWSPAALAEVTEADVALFFAPLGHCELGLAAALNMTA; from the coding sequence ATGACCCACGAAGATCCCGTTCTGCTGCACACCGAGGGGCGTGTCCGGCACATCACCCTCAACCGTCCGGGCGCCCTGAACGCTCTGAACCACACCATGGCGGTGCGTATCGACGCAGCGCTCGCCGACGCCGAGCTCGACGACTCCATCGCCGCGGTCCTGATCACCGGGGCGGGTGAGCGCGGCCTCTGCGCGGGCGGCGACATCCGGTCCATCTACGAGGACGCCCGCGCCGGCGGCGGCACATCGATGGACTTCTGGCGCGACGAATACCGGCTCAACGCGCGCATCGCCCGATTCCCCAAGCCCTACGTCGCGATCATGGACGGCATCGTGATGGGCGGCGGTGTCGGTGTCTCGGCCCACGGCGACGTCCGTGTCGTCACCGAACGCTCGCGCGTCGCCATGCCCGAGACCGGAATCGGATTCGTCCCCGACGTCGGCGGCACGTATCTGCTCGGTGCGGCGCCCGGCGAGCTCGGCACCCATCTGGCGCTCACCGCGGAGGCGGTCGGCGCGAGTGACGCGCTGCTGTGCGGTCTCGCCGACCATTTCGTACCCTCGCAGCGTCTCGCCGAACTCACCGCGGACCTCGCCGGCTGCGGTACGGCTGCCGAGATCGAGCAGACGGTGCGGCGGTACGCCTCACCCCCGCCGGACGGTGAACTGGCCGAGCACCGTGAGTGGATCGACTCCTGCTACGGGGCGGACTCGGTCGAGGAGATCGTCGACCGGCTCGACAGCAGCGGTGTCCCCGCCGCCGAGCAGGCCGCCGAAACCATCCTCACCAAGTCGCCGACCGCGCTCAAGGTGACCCTCTCCGCTCTGCGCAGAGCACGCGGGCTCGACAGCCTGGAGGCGGTGCTCGACCAGGAGTACCGGACTTCGTGCACCGCCTTCACCCGGCCCGACCTGGTGGAAGGCGTGCGCGCCCAGATCATCGACAAGGACCGCGATCCGCAGTGGAGCCCGGCGGCTCTCGCCGAGGTCACCGAGGCCGACGTGGCACTCTTCTTCGCCCCGCTGGGCCACTGCGAACTCGGCCTGGCCGCCGCTCTCAACATGACGGCCTGA
- a CDS encoding IS1182 family transposase — MSMRPEGLPEVPEQTVMVARAAFPQGSLAIRVRDRLAEVFADEPFASAFGVRGAPGLSPGVLCLVTVLQFAEDLTDRQAAAMAVRAIDWKYALGAELTDTGFDASVLSRFRSRLSDNGMERVVFDRLLEYCVEEGLVAAGGRQRTDSTHVISAVRDLNRLELAGESVRAALEALAVAAPSWLAGQVDVAEFAHRYGPRVDGWRMPASQTKRDRLAQVFGQDALALCRAAWSPGTPPWIREIESVQILRQILVQTYYLSTDTRGREVIKKRAADDEGVPPGHRRLASPYDADARWAAKGEGLFWMGYKVHLTETCDTPTEAEAEAEAGVRAAPNLITDVCTTDATVPDVKATAPVQQRLAEHGIRPAEHYLDSGYPSADLIAAALKQGTRMVTPVLLDHSAQAKAHAGFDKSAFIIDWRARQVRCPAGKTSAHWNPVKQHGTDAIVITFGVRTCRPCPFRDQCTSSAKGRRMLTLRPREPEEALTQARAEQKTETWKAKYALRAGVEGTINQALDITGIRRARYRGLPKVRLQHAFSATALNVIRLDAHWTGHDQHHTRSSRLERLAYRLTA, encoded by the coding sequence ATGTCGATGCGGCCGGAGGGGCTGCCGGAAGTCCCGGAGCAGACCGTGATGGTGGCGCGGGCGGCGTTCCCGCAGGGGAGCCTGGCGATACGGGTGCGAGACCGGCTCGCGGAGGTTTTCGCGGACGAGCCGTTCGCGTCGGCGTTCGGGGTGCGTGGGGCTCCGGGTTTGTCTCCGGGGGTGTTGTGCCTGGTCACGGTGTTGCAGTTCGCCGAGGATCTGACCGATCGGCAGGCCGCGGCGATGGCGGTGCGGGCGATCGACTGGAAGTACGCGCTCGGGGCGGAGCTGACGGACACCGGCTTCGATGCCAGTGTGCTGAGCCGGTTCCGTTCCCGCCTGTCCGACAACGGCATGGAACGGGTGGTCTTCGACCGTCTCCTTGAGTACTGCGTGGAGGAGGGGCTGGTCGCGGCCGGGGGCAGGCAGCGGACCGATTCCACCCATGTGATCAGTGCGGTGCGGGACTTGAACCGCCTCGAGCTGGCCGGGGAGAGTGTGCGGGCGGCGCTGGAGGCCCTGGCTGTCGCGGCGCCGTCGTGGCTGGCCGGGCAGGTCGATGTCGCCGAGTTCGCTCACCGGTACGGGCCGCGGGTGGACGGCTGGCGCATGCCCGCCTCGCAGACGAAACGCGACCGGCTCGCGCAGGTCTTCGGCCAGGACGCGCTGGCGTTGTGCCGGGCGGCCTGGTCACCCGGCACACCCCCATGGATCCGTGAGATCGAGTCCGTACAGATCCTGCGGCAGATCCTCGTCCAGACGTACTACCTGAGCACCGACACCAGGGGACGGGAGGTGATCAAGAAGCGGGCCGCCGACGACGAGGGTGTCCCGCCCGGTCATCGCCGCCTCGCCTCCCCCTACGACGCGGACGCACGCTGGGCGGCCAAGGGCGAGGGCCTGTTCTGGATGGGCTACAAGGTCCATCTCACCGAGACCTGCGACACTCCCACCGAAGCCGAAGCCGAAGCCGAAGCCGGTGTCCGGGCGGCACCGAATCTGATCACGGACGTGTGCACCACCGATGCCACCGTGCCCGATGTGAAAGCGACCGCCCCGGTCCAACAGCGCCTGGCCGAGCACGGCATCAGGCCCGCCGAGCACTACCTCGACTCCGGCTATCCATCCGCCGACCTCATCGCCGCCGCGCTGAAACAGGGCACCCGTATGGTCACCCCGGTTCTGCTGGATCATTCCGCCCAGGCCAAGGCCCACGCCGGCTTCGACAAGAGCGCCTTCATCATCGACTGGAGGGCCCGCCAGGTCCGCTGCCCCGCCGGCAAGACCAGCGCGCACTGGAACCCCGTGAAACAGCACGGAACGGACGCGATCGTCATCACCTTCGGCGTCCGCACCTGCCGCCCCTGCCCCTTCCGCGACCAATGCACCAGCTCCGCGAAAGGCCGCCGCATGCTCACCCTGCGCCCCAGAGAGCCAGAAGAAGCCCTCACCCAGGCCCGCGCCGAGCAGAAGACCGAGACGTGGAAGGCCAAGTACGCCCTGCGAGCGGGTGTGGAAGGCACTATCAATCAAGCCCTCGACATCACCGGCATACGCCGGGCCCGCTACCGCGGGCTACCGAAAGTCCGCCTCCAACACGCCTTCTCCGCCACCGCACTCAACGTGATCAGACTCGACGCCCACTGGACCGGACACGACCAGCATCACACCCGCAGCAGCCGGCTCGAACGCCTCGCCTACCGACTCACAGCCTGA
- a CDS encoding SpoIIE family protein phosphatase produces the protein MTDYDQQSSTSVPPRLLIEKTHNGDNATAQRLAMNRTGSFEWDVDAGTLDMDDAGLLVFGLDPQTFDSRPETVLDRLEPSERTRLDVAIQEAIESGRSSYSVHFRVPTDDGRDQWTHIQARILRSDQGQAHRIIGVVQDATAEVTYSAFVLDLEKRRQRQTSIVERTTSALSRAVTVDDVTAALTGPGGLARLGADGLSLGLVENTTLSVIALSGDSVEAIDALGEAGLDRRFPLADTVLSGRPRFLTSVTALTRRYPVLAPYANRLKFRAVAYLPLVAQARSLGTLALFYRENTTFNADERNLCLGLAAIVAQSLQRAKLFDEEREFATGLQSAMLPRRIQEIEGGEIAVRYHAAWSGRQVGGDWYDVIGLPKNRFGIVVGDVQGHDTHAAAIMGQLRIALRAYAAEGHPPSTVLARASRFLAELDTDRFATCTYAQVELASGTVRVVRAGHFGPLIRHMDGRVGSPQVRGGLPLGISTDFEDEEFPETRLDLVPGETLVLYTDGLVEEPGADIDAGVQALINEVGAGPASAQALADHLSDQLWERWGSGDDVALLVLRRSPDPGSPRAPRLHQYIHQADPEGLSDARTIVRQALTDWDMAELADDAELVTGELLVNVLLHTEGGAVLTLEVLPEPVRRVRLSVQDRSSAWPRRRSPGETATSGRGLLLLDAVAARWGIEPRGEGKAVWCEIGPSVPPTDTPRPTTKQV, from the coding sequence ATGACCGATTACGACCAGCAATCGAGCACTTCCGTCCCGCCACGCCTGCTGATAGAGAAGACGCACAACGGCGACAACGCGACGGCTCAGCGGCTTGCCATGAATCGGACGGGCAGCTTCGAGTGGGACGTGGACGCCGGGACTCTCGACATGGACGACGCCGGGCTGCTGGTGTTCGGTCTGGACCCGCAGACCTTCGACTCACGGCCCGAGACCGTGCTGGACCGGCTCGAGCCCTCGGAGCGGACCCGTCTCGATGTGGCGATCCAGGAGGCGATCGAAAGTGGACGCAGTTCGTACAGCGTTCATTTCCGGGTGCCGACGGACGACGGCAGGGACCAGTGGACCCACATCCAGGCGCGCATTCTGCGCAGCGACCAAGGACAGGCGCACCGGATCATCGGGGTGGTACAGGACGCCACTGCGGAGGTCACCTATTCGGCCTTCGTGCTCGATCTGGAAAAACGGCGACAGCGGCAGACCAGCATCGTTGAACGAACAACCAGTGCGCTGTCACGCGCGGTGACCGTCGATGACGTGACCGCCGCTCTCACCGGCCCGGGTGGGCTTGCCCGGCTCGGGGCGGACGGTCTCTCGCTCGGTCTGGTCGAGAACACCACGCTGAGCGTCATCGCTCTGAGCGGCGACTCGGTGGAGGCGATCGACGCGCTCGGGGAGGCGGGGCTGGACCGGCGGTTCCCGCTGGCGGACACCGTGCTCAGCGGCCGGCCCCGGTTTCTGACCTCGGTCACGGCTCTCACCCGCCGCTATCCCGTACTGGCCCCCTATGCCAACCGGCTGAAATTCCGGGCCGTCGCCTATCTGCCCCTCGTCGCCCAGGCGCGTTCCCTCGGCACCCTGGCGCTCTTCTACCGCGAGAACACGACCTTCAACGCGGATGAGCGCAATCTGTGTCTGGGGCTGGCTGCCATCGTGGCGCAGTCCCTGCAGCGCGCGAAACTCTTCGACGAGGAGCGCGAATTCGCCACCGGCCTTCAGTCGGCGATGTTGCCGCGGCGAATCCAGGAGATCGAGGGCGGCGAGATCGCCGTGCGCTACCACGCCGCCTGGAGCGGCCGCCAGGTCGGCGGCGACTGGTACGACGTGATCGGCCTGCCCAAGAACCGGTTCGGGATCGTGGTCGGCGACGTGCAGGGCCATGACACGCACGCCGCCGCCATCATGGGGCAGTTGCGCATCGCCCTGCGCGCGTACGCCGCCGAAGGACATCCTCCTTCGACGGTGCTGGCGCGGGCTTCGCGCTTCCTCGCGGAACTGGACACGGACCGCTTCGCGACCTGTACGTACGCCCAGGTCGAACTCGCTTCGGGGACCGTGCGCGTGGTTCGGGCCGGACATTTCGGCCCACTGATCCGGCATATGGACGGCCGGGTCGGCAGCCCTCAGGTGCGGGGCGGACTGCCGCTGGGCATCTCGACCGACTTCGAGGACGAGGAGTTCCCGGAGACCCGCCTGGACCTGGTGCCGGGCGAGACTCTTGTCCTGTACACCGATGGCCTGGTGGAAGAGCCGGGGGCCGACATCGATGCGGGCGTACAGGCACTGATCAACGAGGTGGGCGCAGGGCCGGCGAGCGCCCAGGCACTGGCCGACCATCTGTCGGACCAGCTCTGGGAGCGTTGGGGTTCGGGGGACGACGTGGCCCTTCTGGTTCTCCGGCGCAGCCCGGACCCCGGGTCGCCACGGGCCCCGCGGTTGCACCAGTACATCCACCAGGCGGACCCGGAGGGGCTGTCCGACGCGCGGACCATCGTGCGCCAGGCTCTGACCGACTGGGACATGGCCGAACTCGCGGATGATGCCGAGCTGGTGACCGGCGAACTTCTCGTGAATGTCCTGCTGCACACGGAAGGCGGCGCGGTACTCACTCTGGAGGTGCTGCCGGAACCCGTGCGGCGGGTCCGCCTGTCCGTGCAGGACCGCTCCAGCGCCTGGCCCAGGCGTCGCAGCCCGGGTGAGACCGCGACATCGGGGCGGGGCCTGCTGCTCCTGGATGCCGTCGCCGCCCGCTGGGGCATCGAGCCTCGTGGCGAGGGCAAGGCGGTCTGGTGCGAGATCGGCCCCTCGGTGCCGCCCACCGACACTCCCCGGCCGACCACGAAGCAGGTGTGA
- a CDS encoding bifunctional aldolase/short-chain dehydrogenase, which translates to MTSATHAEVAALLERAHRIGSDARNTNYAGGNTSVKATGTDPVTGGDTELLWVKGSGGDLGTLTEAGLAVLRLDRVRALKDVYPGVEREDEMVQAFDYCLHGKGGAAPSIDTAMHALVEAAHVDHLHPDSGIALACAADGEKLTAECFGDKVAWVGWRRPGFQLGLDIAAVKEANPRAVGVILGGHGITAWGETSEECEHNALWMIRTAETFLQERGRAEPFGPAWAGREPLPEERRRERAAAFAPLIRGLASTDRAQVGHFTDTEPVLDFLARTEHPRLAALGTSCPDHFLRTKVSPLVLDLPADAPLDEAAARLKELHGEYREAYHAYYERHACPDSPAMRGADPAIVLVPGVGMFSFGKDKQTARVAGEFYLNAINVMRGAEAVSSYAPIEESEKFRIEYWELEEAKLRRMPKAKPLATRVALVTGAGSGIGKAIAHRLVAEGACVVVADIDAENAASVARELGGSDKAVAVTVDVTSEEQIVDAFRAGVLAFGGVDLVVNNAGISISKPLLETTARDWDLQHDIMARGSFLVSREAARVMRTQNIGGDIVYITSKNAVFAGPNNIAYSATKADQAHQVRLLAAELGEHGIRVNGINPDGVVRGSGIFAAGWGAQRAATYGIEEEKLGEFYAQRTLLKREVLPEHVANAVFALTGGDLTHTTGLHVPVDAGVAAAFLR; encoded by the coding sequence ATGACCTCCGCGACGCACGCCGAAGTCGCCGCACTCCTGGAACGCGCCCACCGGATCGGCTCCGACGCCCGGAACACCAACTACGCCGGTGGCAACACATCGGTCAAGGCCACCGGCACCGACCCGGTCACCGGCGGCGACACCGAACTGCTGTGGGTCAAGGGTTCCGGTGGTGATCTCGGCACGCTCACCGAGGCCGGGCTCGCCGTGCTGCGCCTGGACCGGGTGCGCGCTCTCAAGGACGTGTACCCGGGGGTGGAGCGCGAGGACGAGATGGTCCAGGCGTTCGACTACTGCCTGCACGGGAAGGGTGGTGCGGCGCCGTCCATCGACACGGCGATGCACGCCCTGGTCGAGGCCGCTCATGTCGACCATCTGCATCCGGACTCGGGAATCGCGCTGGCGTGCGCCGCCGACGGTGAGAAGCTGACCGCGGAGTGTTTCGGCGACAAGGTGGCCTGGGTGGGCTGGCGCAGGCCGGGGTTCCAGCTCGGTCTGGACATCGCCGCGGTCAAGGAGGCCAACCCGCGGGCCGTAGGGGTGATCCTCGGCGGCCATGGCATCACGGCCTGGGGCGAGACGTCCGAGGAGTGCGAGCACAACGCCCTCTGGATGATCCGTACCGCCGAGACCTTCCTCCAGGAGCGGGGCAGGGCTGAACCCTTCGGCCCCGCGTGGGCGGGCCGCGAACCCCTTCCCGAGGAGCGGCGCCGGGAGCGTGCGGCCGCGTTCGCCCCGCTGATCCGCGGACTTGCCTCCACCGACCGCGCTCAGGTGGGCCACTTCACCGACACGGAGCCGGTGCTGGACTTCCTCGCCCGTACCGAACACCCGCGGCTCGCCGCTCTGGGCACCTCGTGCCCGGACCACTTCCTACGCACAAAGGTCAGCCCGCTGGTGCTCGACCTGCCCGCGGATGCCCCGCTGGACGAGGCGGCGGCACGGCTGAAGGAGCTGCACGGGGAGTACCGGGAGGCGTATCACGCGTACTACGAGCGTCATGCCTGCCCCGACTCCCCCGCGATGCGCGGCGCGGACCCGGCGATCGTGCTGGTGCCCGGGGTCGGCATGTTCTCCTTCGGCAAGGACAAGCAGACGGCCCGGGTCGCCGGAGAGTTCTATCTCAATGCCATCAATGTGATGCGTGGTGCCGAGGCCGTCTCCTCGTACGCACCGATCGAGGAGTCCGAGAAGTTCCGGATCGAGTACTGGGAGCTGGAGGAGGCCAAGCTGCGCCGGATGCCGAAGGCGAAGCCGCTGGCCACCCGGGTGGCGCTGGTCACGGGCGCGGGATCCGGCATCGGCAAGGCCATCGCGCACCGGCTGGTCGCGGAGGGGGCGTGTGTCGTCGTCGCGGACATCGACGCGGAGAACGCCGCCTCGGTGGCGCGGGAACTCGGCGGGTCCGACAAGGCTGTCGCCGTGACGGTCGATGTGACCAGTGAGGAGCAGATCGTCGATGCGTTCAGGGCCGGCGTGCTGGCGTTCGGCGGCGTGGATCTCGTCGTGAACAATGCCGGGATCTCCATCTCGAAACCGCTGCTGGAGACGACAGCCCGGGACTGGGATCTTCAGCACGACATCATGGCGCGCGGCTCGTTCCTGGTCTCGCGCGAGGCCGCCCGGGTGATGAGGACGCAGAACATCGGAGGCGACATCGTCTACATCACGTCGAAGAACGCGGTGTTCGCGGGTCCGAACAACATCGCCTACTCGGCCACCAAGGCCGATCAGGCCCACCAGGTGCGGCTGCTGGCTGCCGAGCTGGGCGAGCACGGGATCCGGGTCAACGGCATCAACCCCGATGGCGTGGTGCGTGGCTCGGGCATCTTCGCGGCAGGCTGGGGCGCCCAGCGTGCGGCGACGTACGGCATCGAGGAGGAGAAGCTCGGCGAGTTCTACGCCCAGCGGACCCTTCTCAAGCGCGAGGTGCTCCCGGAGCATGTGGCCAACGCCGTGTTCGCGCTGACCGGCGGGGACCTCACGCACACGACCGGACTTCACGTACCCGTCGACGCCGGTGTGGCCGCGGCCTTCCTTCGATGA